One window of the Candidatus Jettenia sp. genome contains the following:
- a CDS encoding MATE family efflux transporter: protein MRQLELTEKNLNNNILTLSIPVAIENILHMGVFLSDTIMVSRLGTDAIAAVGLAGTLFFIISMVFSSFNVGTTSIVARHVGAKEYEQAQVVGGQSILISLITGIIVTPFLLLFAKKILILMSAEPNIVALGSNFLQIITAFLVFRLITLTGNGILRGAGDTKTPMKITLIVNCINILLNWLLIFGIGPFPELGVTGVGWATAIAYTIGAGLLCIRLFAGRYTLHISLRHVVQINYHALQRIIRISVPAAIDAVLTQTGFLFFTKIVALLGTAPLAAHQIAVRIEAMSFMPGFALAVSTATLVGQSLGRKNVNLALLSMRRSCYFALILMGSFAFIFLIFPQQIAMIFKPEAKVLSLSVACIMVAAIEQPALAIYMVYAGGLRGAGDTISPMIITIVGTLCFLAPLAYFFGITLGWGLAGIWFGSALDWIGRAVAIYILYRRGRWKRIYV from the coding sequence ATGAGACAACTTGAACTTACAGAAAAAAATCTCAACAACAATATCCTTACATTAAGTATTCCTGTAGCCATTGAAAACATTTTACATATGGGTGTCTTTCTATCAGACACGATCATGGTAAGCCGATTAGGGACAGATGCTATTGCTGCAGTGGGTTTGGCAGGTACTCTTTTCTTCATTATCTCTATGGTCTTCTCTTCCTTCAATGTTGGCACAACGAGTATCGTAGCAAGACATGTAGGTGCAAAAGAATATGAGCAAGCCCAGGTGGTCGGAGGCCAATCCATACTTATATCACTCATCACCGGTATAATAGTCACGCCATTCCTGCTGCTTTTTGCAAAAAAAATATTAATTCTCATGAGCGCAGAACCAAACATTGTAGCCCTTGGCAGCAATTTTCTTCAAATTATCACGGCATTCCTTGTATTTCGCCTGATTACTCTTACCGGTAATGGAATTCTACGAGGAGCAGGTGATACAAAAACTCCCATGAAGATAACTCTTATTGTTAATTGTATAAACATTCTGCTCAATTGGCTATTAATCTTTGGTATAGGACCTTTTCCGGAACTTGGTGTTACCGGAGTCGGATGGGCCACAGCCATCGCTTATACTATAGGCGCCGGATTGCTCTGTATAAGGCTCTTTGCAGGAAGATATACTCTGCATATCTCTCTTCGTCATGTGGTACAGATCAATTACCACGCACTCCAAAGAATTATCCGTATTTCTGTTCCCGCTGCTATTGATGCCGTTCTGACGCAGACAGGATTTTTGTTCTTTACAAAGATTGTCGCTCTCCTTGGCACAGCGCCTCTGGCAGCGCATCAAATTGCTGTTCGGATTGAAGCGATGTCCTTTATGCCTGGATTCGCCTTAGCGGTCTCTACAGCCACGCTCGTTGGTCAGAGTCTCGGAAGAAAGAATGTAAATCTTGCACTGCTCAGTATGAGACGTAGTTGCTATTTTGCCCTGATTTTGATGGGGTCATTTGCCTTCATTTTTCTTATATTTCCTCAGCAAATAGCTATGATATTCAAACCCGAAGCCAAGGTACTCTCATTGTCAGTAGCTTGTATCATGGTAGCTGCCATTGAGCAACCTGCCCTCGCTATCTACATGGTTTACGCCGGGGGGCTTCGCGGAGCGGGGGATACGATAAGTCCCATGATCATAACCATCGTAGGTACTTTATGTTTCCTCGCCCCTCTTGCCTATTTTTTTGGTATCACACTTGGTTGGGGATTAGCTGGTATATGGTTTGGATCTGCCCTGGACTGGATTGGCCGTGCTGTCGCTATTTATATTCTCTATAGAAGGGGTAGATGGAAGAGGATTTATGTGTAA
- a CDS encoding metal ABC transporter substrate-binding protein, translated as MKIKYQICLCLLFVSSWMSVAHAKLNIITSTSDLGALAAEIGKDKVTVTSIAKPTEDPHFVDAKPSFIVKLNKADMLIEGGLQLEIGWLPPLVMGARNKKILPGQAGYLTASTGVEIVDVPKTPGDRSMGDIHSFGNPHFMLDPSNGKIVATHICERLCQIDTVNCNYYKNNLQDFVRRLDQKLSEWQKILQPFQGTKIVTYHKTFPYLARRFNLNVLGTLEPKPGVPPSPSHLNSLIPMMKNEGVKLIIIEEFREHKIPEFAASQTGAKIVILPIMAGGQKETKDYVALFDYIIKQIASALKT; from the coding sequence ATGAAGATAAAATACCAAATATGCCTTTGTCTGTTATTTGTTTCTAGCTGGATGTCTGTTGCCCATGCAAAACTAAATATCATCACATCAACATCTGATTTGGGTGCCTTAGCTGCTGAAATCGGAAAAGATAAGGTCACCGTTACCAGTATTGCAAAACCGACGGAAGACCCCCACTTTGTGGATGCAAAACCTAGTTTTATTGTTAAACTGAATAAAGCAGATATGCTTATTGAGGGAGGATTGCAGTTGGAAATCGGCTGGTTACCACCCTTGGTTATGGGAGCAAGGAATAAAAAAATACTTCCGGGGCAAGCCGGATATTTGACTGCCTCCACGGGAGTTGAAATAGTAGATGTGCCGAAGACACCTGGCGATCGTTCTATGGGTGATATTCATTCTTTTGGAAATCCACATTTTATGCTGGACCCATCCAATGGCAAGATAGTTGCAACACATATTTGTGAACGCCTCTGCCAAATCGATACCGTAAATTGTAACTATTATAAGAATAATCTACAGGATTTTGTGAGAAGGCTAGACCAGAAATTATCTGAATGGCAAAAAATATTACAACCCTTTCAAGGAACAAAAATCGTTACGTATCATAAGACCTTTCCTTATCTTGCACGACGATTTAATTTGAATGTGCTGGGAACGCTTGAGCCAAAACCTGGCGTTCCACCTTCTCCCTCGCATCTAAACAGCCTTATTCCTATGATGAAAAATGAAGGAGTAAAATTGATCATTATTGAAGAGTTCCGGGAACACAAAATACCTGAATTTGCTGCATCCCAGACAGGAGCAAAGATCGTTATTTTGCCCATCATGGCCGGAGGCCAGAAAGAAACCAAAGATTATGTAGCCCTTTTTGATTATATTATTAAGCAAATTGCATCAGCCCTTAAAACGTAA
- a CDS encoding metal ABC transporter ATP-binding protein, with product MDTDNCITLKDLAIGYKGKIILSDINFSLKKGEFAVLFGSNGSGKTTLFKTILRIIPPIQGTILYGNSQYPKFGYVPQRKYLDEIYPFTAEEVVLMGTFGSIKPFSPSPASNHILVNQCLKDVGMFELRKQLFSELSGGQKQRILIARSLVTKPDVLLLDEPITGVDIHAQRKITELISELHKKRKLTIMMVTHEVHHIPRWVNKIIHIHHYKVVLGSLEEIISLSRIDEIPN from the coding sequence ATGGATACCGACAACTGCATCACACTGAAAGACCTGGCTATTGGGTATAAGGGGAAAATCATCCTCAGTGACATTAATTTCTCATTAAAAAAAGGGGAATTTGCAGTCCTGTTTGGATCAAACGGTTCAGGCAAAACCACATTGTTCAAGACCATTTTACGGATTATTCCCCCTATTCAGGGTACCATCCTTTATGGTAATAGCCAGTATCCGAAATTTGGTTATGTACCGCAGCGCAAGTATTTAGATGAAATATATCCATTTACCGCAGAAGAAGTAGTATTAATGGGCACTTTCGGATCGATAAAACCATTTAGTCCAAGCCCTGCATCAAATCACATTTTAGTGAACCAATGTTTAAAGGATGTTGGAATGTTTGAGTTAAGAAAACAGTTGTTCTCTGAGCTATCTGGAGGGCAAAAACAACGTATACTGATAGCCCGGTCACTCGTGACAAAACCTGATGTTTTACTGCTTGATGAACCCATTACAGGAGTTGATATCCATGCACAAAGGAAGATTACAGAGCTTATTTCTGAATTGCATAAAAAGCGCAAATTAACGATTATGATGGTTACTCACGAGGTTCATCATATTCCAAGATGGGTAAATAAAATAATCCATATTCATCACTATAAAGTGGTACTTGGCTCATTGGAAGAGATAATTTCTTTATCAAGAATTGATGAAATACCAAATTAG
- a CDS encoding metal ABC transporter permease: protein MEQLGEILNPHFLLRNALYAGLLVGLVCPQVGIFFVLRRMILLGIALPQVSNAGIAFAFLMHTLGWHLFYHMESEKVMALSGSIVFTFIAIFTLATLERKQKGFAENRIGFTYALAGAASILFVAWNPYGQTEVLSMLKGEIISIPDIYVLSMLIIYGTIFIFLIGFHRNFILVSYDIDMATTLGKNVILWDTLLYLIIGIIISFGVMTVGPLVIFGFLLIPPMAAKMVTRGIFLFCIVSSIIGIFASFIGFYISYRFDLPTGPTDVALLCVIFVMLSLGKIFFRLKR, encoded by the coding sequence ATGGAACAATTAGGAGAAATATTGAATCCGCATTTTCTTTTGCGAAATGCCCTGTATGCAGGATTATTGGTAGGCCTCGTATGCCCACAAGTGGGTATATTTTTTGTATTACGCCGTATGATTTTACTAGGTATAGCCTTACCTCAGGTATCAAATGCCGGAATTGCCTTTGCATTTTTAATGCATACCTTAGGATGGCATCTTTTCTACCATATGGAATCTGAAAAGGTTATGGCCCTTTCAGGTTCGATTGTTTTTACGTTCATTGCTATATTTACCCTGGCAACTCTCGAACGCAAGCAAAAAGGGTTTGCTGAAAACCGTATAGGTTTTACCTATGCCCTTGCAGGAGCAGCCTCCATACTGTTTGTTGCCTGGAACCCGTATGGGCAAACAGAAGTACTTTCTATGCTTAAAGGAGAGATTATATCTATTCCGGATATTTATGTGTTATCAATGCTTATTATTTATGGCACTATTTTCATTTTTTTAATCGGTTTTCATCGCAATTTTATCCTGGTATCATATGATATCGACATGGCTACCACCCTTGGTAAAAATGTTATCCTGTGGGACACCCTCCTCTACCTGATAATCGGTATCATTATATCATTCGGTGTAATGACCGTTGGACCGTTGGTTATATTTGGCTTCCTCCTGATACCACCAATGGCTGCGAAAATGGTCACTCGGGGGATCTTCCTTTTCTGCATTGTTTCCTCTATTATCGGAATTTTTGCATCTTTTATTGGCTTTTACATCTCATACCGTTTCGATCTTCCAACAGGCCCCACTGATGTAGCGTTGCTTTGCGTCATATTTGTGATGCTCTCCTTAGGGAAAATATTTTTCCGACTTAAGAGATAG